The proteins below come from a single Chryseobacterium bernardetii genomic window:
- a CDS encoding helix-turn-helix domain-containing protein, giving the protein MAISIITKEDLQQFKIELLEAIKELLQGNTTEQKLWLRTSEVKKMLNISSGTLQNLRINGTLSYSKIGGTLYYNYKDIEKLLKDFKH; this is encoded by the coding sequence ATGGCAATATCTATTATCACCAAGGAGGATCTTCAGCAATTTAAAATTGAATTGCTGGAAGCTATCAAAGAACTATTACAAGGTAATACTACAGAACAAAAATTGTGGCTTCGCACCTCTGAGGTCAAGAAGATGCTTAATATCTCTTCAGGCACATTACAAAACCTAAGAATTAATGGTACACTATCTTATAGTAAAATTGGAGGGACGTTGTATTACAATTACAAGGATATTGAGAAACTATTGAAAGATTTCAAACATTAA
- a CDS encoding helix-turn-helix transcriptional regulator, with protein MTQGQEIQQQSYKEISRLIDSYSENDERAMVFVKMYIDKAKNDHNLKKQIRGYEEAIYYSKETGRKLSYADSAITSASKLNDQDQIARAYAGKGIIYYYNLRQYKKALKEYLIAFKYSKNSKDGYLKNKIIYHLGMIKSYLGYYKYAAVHFEETADFFEKNAKESLDRNIRFNNESGYYNSIYRLSTCYRNLKLYNKEDSLINIGLEKLHNNSEQVIEFGYFQKGRGVQLLRKGRADEALKHFKVSQDILSSNQDYASLTSVYFYIGKLYRSKGNRAESLKYFNKVDSLVNKFWFITPEIRSTYLYLIDDAKKNRNSERKMYYSEKLLKADSIINADFVMLTDKIYSEYDTDNLIEEKKQMIRGHQVILYSFIGAGLVILFFLIWRFRKREKELNARYQEVLEKLNSSKETISFDVIPPASSDEDNLDLYSSEIIEDIKTNLKIFEDEKQFLQPNLTLEIVGKMIGSNRTHLSYVLNVHFDVTFPTYLKALRIRYITNLLVEDTKYLSYKIETLAKICGMANRQIFSAHFLEINSIRPRDFIRMRQEELKKT; from the coding sequence ATGACACAAGGTCAAGAGATACAGCAACAATCTTACAAGGAGATCTCCCGATTGATAGATTCATACTCAGAGAATGACGAAAGAGCAATGGTTTTTGTAAAAATGTACATTGACAAAGCAAAAAATGACCATAACCTTAAAAAACAGATCCGAGGTTACGAAGAAGCTATCTACTACAGCAAAGAAACCGGCAGGAAATTATCTTACGCTGACAGTGCCATTACCTCTGCATCAAAATTAAACGACCAGGATCAGATCGCAAGAGCCTACGCAGGAAAAGGAATTATTTATTACTATAATCTAAGACAATATAAAAAAGCTTTAAAAGAATATTTAATAGCATTCAAATATTCAAAAAATTCAAAAGATGGTTACCTTAAGAATAAGATCATCTATCATTTGGGAATGATCAAAAGCTATTTGGGATACTATAAATATGCAGCCGTACATTTTGAAGAGACAGCTGATTTTTTTGAAAAAAATGCCAAAGAGAGTTTAGATAGGAACATCAGGTTCAATAATGAATCAGGTTATTATAACAGTATTTATCGCTTAAGCACTTGTTATAGAAATCTAAAATTATATAATAAGGAAGACTCCCTCATAAATATTGGGCTAGAAAAACTTCATAACAACAGCGAGCAAGTGATTGAGTTTGGGTACTTCCAGAAAGGAAGGGGAGTGCAGTTACTTAGAAAGGGAAGAGCAGATGAAGCATTGAAGCACTTTAAAGTGTCTCAAGATATTCTAAGCAGTAATCAGGATTACGCTTCATTGACGAGCGTCTATTTTTATATAGGGAAACTATATAGATCAAAGGGAAACAGAGCTGAATCGTTAAAATATTTTAATAAAGTTGATTCGCTGGTCAATAAATTTTGGTTTATTACCCCTGAGATCAGATCAACTTATCTGTATCTGATTGATGATGCTAAAAAAAATAGGAATTCTGAACGGAAGATGTACTACTCTGAAAAGTTGTTAAAGGCCGACTCCATTATTAATGCTGACTTTGTGATGCTCACGGACAAAATTTATAGCGAGTATGATACAGACAATTTAATAGAAGAGAAGAAGCAGATGATCAGAGGTCATCAAGTTATTTTATATTCTTTCATTGGTGCGGGACTGGTAATATTGTTTTTTTTAATTTGGAGGTTCAGGAAAAGAGAAAAAGAATTGAATGCCAGGTATCAGGAAGTGCTTGAAAAATTAAATAGCTCAAAAGAAACCATTAGTTTCGACGTCATACCACCCGCTTCATCTGATGAAGACAATTTAGACTTATACAGTTCAGAAATTATCGAAGACATCAAAACAAATCTAAAGATTTTTGAAGACGAAAAACAATTTCTTCAGCCGAATTTAACACTTGAAATTGTTGGCAAAATGATTGGAAGCAACCGCACCCATTTATCATATGTACTCAATGTACACTTTGATGTAACATTTCCAACATATCTTAAAGCTTTAAGAATCAGATATATCACCAATTTGCTTGTAGAGGATACTAAATATCTTAGTTATAAAATTGAAACACTCGCCAAAATATGCGGGATGGCGAACAGGCAGATCTTCTCAGCACACTTTCTTGAGATCAACAGTATCAGGCCTAGAGATTTTATCAGAATGAGACAGGAAGAATTAAAGAAGACCTGA
- a CDS encoding RteC domain-containing protein — translation MNGQNFKKKVDQLWKDLSTAVDQINRSENDIVIRTEEILMETDASIRQLKDLLRQYQFPDWSNEIYFFKNTKPQFVAVYIYYSKVLAIEASKPYADSQALRSYYENERSNLLYFYNEQRDFISYYRRKSTYLDKKYFVRLKFDFKLKLSPELYSYDEEFSTSHDHIVSQIIANDLLEQYLTNKIDSKESRENSINHIKNLEWTAPKVALIELLYAVHQTKCFNGGHSDLAEIFRWAENSLNIGLGNYHKTFSEIRLRKTDRTKFLSLLQHNFNQYLDDLDL, via the coding sequence ATGAACGGACAAAATTTTAAAAAAAAAGTTGATCAACTTTGGAAAGATCTTTCAACAGCAGTAGATCAAATCAACAGAAGTGAGAATGATATTGTGATTCGCACAGAAGAAATTCTGATGGAAACAGACGCTTCTATAAGACAATTGAAAGACCTATTGCGCCAATATCAGTTTCCGGACTGGAGTAATGAAATATATTTCTTTAAAAACACCAAACCACAGTTCGTAGCAGTATATATCTACTATTCCAAAGTTTTAGCCATTGAAGCCTCAAAACCCTACGCAGATTCGCAAGCGTTAAGATCGTATTATGAAAACGAGAGATCCAATCTTTTATATTTCTATAATGAGCAAAGGGACTTCATCAGTTATTATCGTCGTAAATCGACATATCTTGACAAAAAATATTTCGTTCGGCTCAAATTTGATTTTAAGTTGAAGCTCAGTCCGGAACTGTACAGTTATGATGAGGAATTTTCCACATCTCACGACCATATTGTATCCCAAATTATAGCAAATGATCTTTTAGAACAATATTTAACAAATAAAATTGATTCAAAAGAGAGTAGAGAAAACTCTATTAACCATATTAAGAATCTGGAATGGACGGCTCCGAAAGTTGCCCTTATTGAGTTGTTGTATGCAGTTCATCAAACGAAGTGCTTTAATGGAGGTCATTCAGATCTTGCGGAAATATTCCGCTGGGCAGAAAATTCACTAAATATTGGTCTAGGGAATTATCACAAAACATTCAGTGAAATACGGTTAAGAAAAACGGATAGAACAAAATTTTTGTCATTGCTTCAGCATAATTTTAATCAGTATTTGGATGACTTAGACCTGTAG
- a CDS encoding DUF3853 family protein, with amino-acid sequence MKVINLKTPICDLTVGEFLEILKNVVAEQKYEYGLKGLAKILGCSISKASEIKSSGILDKAIIQKGNIIIIDKEKALKLFAQK; translated from the coding sequence ATGAAAGTGATTAATCTTAAAACCCCAATCTGCGATTTGACTGTTGGAGAATTCTTAGAAATATTAAAGAATGTGGTAGCAGAACAGAAATACGAATACGGGCTAAAAGGGTTAGCTAAAATTCTTGGATGCTCAATTTCAAAAGCTTCTGAAATAAAATCTTCGGGAATTTTGGATAAGGCGATTATTCAAAAGGGCAATATAATCATCATTGATAAGGAAAAGGCTTTGAAGCTTTTTGCGCAGAAGTAA